A single window of Oreochromis aureus strain Israel breed Guangdong linkage group 5, ZZ_aureus, whole genome shotgun sequence DNA harbors:
- the LOC116329735 gene encoding matrilin-4-like has protein sequence MKMRQLSAFILLTLAVLTTARPKTEPAQKCKTGPVDLVFLIDSSRSVRPHEFETMRKFMIDIINTLDIGLNATRVGVVQYSSQVRTEFTLKTHARLSNIVKAINQIIPLAQGTMTGLAIRYMMNEAFTAEAGDRPKVPNVAVIVTDGRPQDRVAEVAAEAREKGIEIYAVGVARADMTSLRAMASPPFEDHAFLVESFDLIHQFGIQFQDKLCGVDLCLSQTTAVSTSVRALLDPTTASVCPDTL, from the exons ATGAAGATGAGACAACTGAGCGCATTCATCCTGTTGACCCTGGCTGTCCTCACAACAGCCAGACCAAAAACAG AACCTGCGCAGAAATGTAAGACCGGTCCGGTGGATCTAGTCTTCCTCATCGACAGCTCCCGCAGCGTTAGGCCACATGAGTTTGAAACCATGAGGAAGTTTATGATTGACATCATTAACACCCTGGATATTGGACTAAATGCCACCAGAGTGGGAGTTGTTCAATATTCCAGTCAG GTCCGCACTGAGTTCACTCTGAAGACTCACGCCAGGCTGAGCAACATAGTGAAAGCCATCAATCAGATCATCCCCCTCGCTCAGGGTACCATGACCGGACTCGCCATCAGATACATGATGAATGAAGCTTTTACTGCTGAGGCTGGAGACAGGCCAAAG GTTCCAAATGTGGCCGTGATCGTGACAGACGGACGTCCTCAGGACCGCGTGGCTGAGGTGGCAGCTGAGGCAAGAGAAAAAGGCATTGAGATCTATGCTGTGGGCGTGGCCAGGGCAGATATGACATCACTGAGGGCCATGGCATCACCGCCCTTTGAGGACCACGCCTTCCTGGTTGAGTCCTTTGATCTCATTCACCAGTTTGGCATCCAGTTCCAGGATAAGCTCTGCG GCGTGGATCTGTGTCTGAGTCAGACCACGGCTGTGAGCACATCTGTGAGAGCACTCCTGGATCCTACCACTGCCTCTGTCTGCCCGGATACACTGTGA
- the LOC120440302 gene encoding matrilin-4-like, whose product MIDYCSFGNHSCDHECVSVLNGYRCRCNEGYRLLEDGKTCQAIDLCAEGKHDCEQICISAAGRLHLRLQQRIHAQ is encoded by the exons A TGATCGACTACTGTTCGTTTGGGAACCACAGTTGCGATCACGAGTGTGTGAGCGTGCTCAATGGCTATCGCTGTCGCTGTAACGAGGGATACAGGCTGCTGGAGGACGGCAAGACCTGCCAGG CCATTGACCTGTGCGCTGAGGGGAAGCACGACTGTGAACAGATCTGCATCAGCGCCGCCGGGCGCCTACACCTGCGACTGCAACAAAGGATACACGCTCAATGA